A single region of the Fusarium fujikuroi IMI 58289 draft genome, chromosome FFUJ_chr05 genome encodes:
- a CDS encoding related to SLY1 protein, with amino-acid sequence MATKGNSLRDRQIASLKKILNLNESVESSEADEAHANGLLAPVAPILDADGNPIWKVLVFDDLGRDVISSVMRVSDLRSMGVTMHMHIGGARHPIPDVPVIYLLEPNAQNLQAITSDLQKGLYTPAYINFLSSLPRVLLEEFATQTAAAGTSEHIAQLFDQYLNFIVAEPDLFSLGMQKEHTYWALNSANTSDEELDRVVDKIVSGLFSVIATMGVIPIIRCPKDGAADMVAARLDRKLRDHILNSKDNLFSGPRTNAASSTHSSRPVLILLDRNVDLVPMLSHSWTYQSLVHDVLNMKLNRITIESPAEEGSPSKGPTKKGYDLTTNDFFWAKNAGSPFPQVAEDIDAELTKYKEETAAITKRTGVTNFEDLQADTSASAQHLKEAITLLPEMRERKGILDMHMNILAALLTGIKDRQLDNYFQLEENVVKQTKPQIMEIISDSTKGSEPVDKLRLFIIWYLSTEQEVSRQEFEGFGKALSEAGADVSCLPYVRQVRATTKMTQLTTINSTAQPAQTSDIFGRFSSMSSRLTDRLKESGVPTGLSSNFESLISGVKNFLPADRDFTVTKIVESIMDPSSASSSAIAKTEDYKYYDPRSANARGSMPAPSAMRSGAGATPGGMPGSQVSGQTASFGQRRQGFSEAVVFTIGGGSIDEYGNLQEWVSRAGGDRAKKRVVYGSTEMMNAAEFIKEELDTLGKELSP; translated from the exons ATGGCAACCAAGGGTAACTCTCTGCGCGATCGCCAAATAG CGtcgctcaagaagatcctcaaCTTGAACGAGAGTGTCGAATCCTCCGAGGCCGACGAAGCCCACGCCAACGGTCTACTTGCTCCTGTTGCACCTATCCTCGATGCAGATGGCAACCCTATCTGGAAGGTACTAGTCTTTGATGATCTCGGCCGGGATGTTATCAGCAGTGTCATGCGCGTCAGCGACTTGCGCTCAATGGGCGTAACCATGCACAT GCACATTGGCGGCGCAAGGCACCCTATCCCCGATGTCCCAGTCATCTACCTCCTCGAACCGAATGCGCAAAACCTCCAAGCCATTACATCCGACTTGCAGAAGGGGCTTTACACTCCCGCTTACATCAACTTCCTATCCTCCCTCCCTCGCGTCCTTCTCGAGGAGTTCGCTACAcaaactgctgctgctggaacATCCGAACATATTGCTCAGCTTTTTGACCAATACTTAAATTTCATTGTCGCTGAACCAGATCTATTCAGTCTGGGCATGCAAAAAGAGCATACGTATTGGGCATTGAACAGTGCAAACACCAGcgacgaggagcttgatcGCGTAGTGGATAAGATCGTTAGTGGTCTATTCAGTGTGATTGCTACTATGG GAGTCATTCCTATTATCCGATGCCCCAAAGACGGTGCTGCAGATATGGTCGCCGCGCGACTCGACCGAAAACTCCGAGACCACATCCTCAACTCAAAGGACAACCTCTTCTCTGGACCGCGAACGAACGCTGCATCCAGTACTCACTCTTCTCGACCCGTactcattcttctcgatcGAAACGTTGATTTGGTGCCAATGCTTTCTCATTCTTGGACATATCAAAGTCTGGTTCATGATGTTCTCAACATGAAGCTCAATCGCATCACCATCGAAAGCCCTGCGGAAGAAGGGAGCCCTTCCAAAGGCCCCACGAAGAAGGGTTATGATTTGACTACGAACGACTTCTTCTGGGCCAAAAACGCTGGCAGTCCTTTCCCTCAAGTAGCGGAGGATATCGATGCCGAATTGACCAAAtacaaagaagaaacagcTGCAATTACGAAAAGGACTGGTGTTACAAATTTCGAGGACTTGCAGGCCGATACCAGCGCGAGCGCTCAGCATCTCAAAGAGGCAATAACGTTGCTTCCTGAAATGAGAGAACGTAAAGGCATTCTCGACATGCATATGAACATCCTGGCAGCTTTGTTGACAGGAATCAAGGACCGCCAGCTTGACAACTATTTCCAACTGGAGGAGAATGTTGTGAAGCAGACCAAACCTCAGATTATGGAAATCATTAGTGACAGTACCAAAGGTTCTGAACCCGTTGATAAGCTGCGATTGTTCATCATCTGGTACTTGAGTACAGAACAAGAAGTGAGCCGACAAGAATTCGAGGGTTTCGGAAAGGCCCTCTCAGAAGCTGGCGCGGATGTGTCATGTTTGCCCTACGTTCGACA GGTTCGCGCTACAACCAAGATGACACAACTCACTACCATCAACAGCACTGCTCAGCCTGCTCAAACTTCAGACATCTTCGGTCGCTTCTCATCTATGTCATCTCGTCTCACCGACCGCCTCAAAGAATCAGGAGTGCCCACTGGTCTGTCATCAAACTTTGAGAGTCTCATCAGCGGTGTGAAAAACTTCCTCCCCGCCGATCGCGATTTTACAGTTACGAAGATCGTCGAATCGATCATGGACCCCTCGTCAGCCTCCTCTTCAGCTATTGCCAAGACAGAGGACTACAAGTACTACGATCCTAGATCCGCCAATGCTCGAGGCAGCATGCCTGCACCAAGTGCCATGCGGTCTGGGGCTGGAGCTACTCCAGGTGGCATGCCTGGTTCCCAAGTGTCCGGACAAACAGCTAGCTTTGGTCAAAGAAGACAAGGATTCAGTGAAGCTGTCGTTTTCACAATTGGCGGTGGCAGCATAGATGAATATGGTAACTTGCAGGAGTGGGTGAGTCGAGCAGGAGGCGACAGGGCTAAGAAGAGGGTCGTATATGGAAGCAcagagatgatgaatgctgCCGAGTTCATTAAGGAGGAACTAGACACACTGGGAAAGGAGCTATCACCATGA
- a CDS encoding related to translin translates to MSSDTPLLDPSIFSHLQEKLDEETAVRDNLTQIIQRLERAIATAQGLLSRVHSTPRARYPALVSQVEDAIKEEVTIVMELNEVASKHPYYKYNSKWARTVQNAIGSAVYTAWLGGLGSDAQPASLGRLLTLEQVGEVFQVPTNLKDRDAFHFTIEEYLLSLTDLTNELARLAPNAVTLGDFELPLVISGFIKDLFAGFQLLNLKNDILRKRADAVKYDVKRVEDVVYDLSLRGLVKRAGEGDTEMAAAE, encoded by the exons ATGTCCTCCGACACTCCTCTGCTCGATCCGTCTATCTTCTCCCACCTTCaggagaagctcgatgaAGAGACCGCCGTTCGTGATAACCTCACCCAGATTATCCAGCGTCTCGAGCGCGCCATTGCCACCGCTCAAGGTCTTCTCTCTCGCGTTCACTCTACGCCCCGCGCTCGCT ACCCTGCGCTTGTGTCACAGGTTGAAGATGCTATCAAGGAAGAGGTCACTATTGTCATGGAGCTGAATGAGGTGGCTAGCAAGCACCCATACTACAA ATACAACAGCAAGTGGGCGAGAACCGTTCAAAATGCTATCGGCTCCGCTGTCTACACTGCCTGGCTCGGTGGTCTAGGCTCTGACGCTCAGCCTGCTTCTCTCGGTCGCCTTCTCACTCTCGAGCAAGTTGGCGAGGTTTTCCAGG TCCCCACAAACCTCAAGGACCGCGATGCCTTCCACTTCACCATCGAGGAGTATCTCCTATCTCTGACGGACCTCACCAATGAGCTTGCCCGCCTGGCTCCCAACGCTGTCACCCTCGGGGACTTTGAGCTTCCTCTCGTTATCAGCGGGTTCATCAAGGATCTCTTCGCCGGgttccagcttctcaacctcaagaacGACATTCTCCGCAAGCGAGCTGATGCTGTCAAGTATGACGTCAAGAGAGTCGAGGATGTTGTCTATGACCTGAGCCTGCGTGGATTGGTCAAAAGGGCTGGCGAGGGTGACACAGAGATGGCTGCTGCCGAGTAG
- a CDS encoding related to USO1-intracellular protein transport protein, whose protein sequence is MADAEEKARKEKIAAAKKRVEQLKKKNNKKATPAAKQTKTEPAETPAPEPVAEKAEAAPASEEKAVEEPKKKAQEKPSAKEPAQPLKVETQESSDEDDDSDEDSSSDEETSASATPSLAQQSKLRSTSFRAGAIASGGAAPGSPFSPDGETAPDIYRKHMARIEELEKENKRLSKEAADSEKRWQKAENELADIREADGEDAVKAGGQEDGLLDSLKSQVASLQRQNTQLQQQVSRGPGHGHRPSMSVASPPADLKAELEAKTATIESMEIEISKLRAQAERHASGSSSDKEQVTALEDKLARAEAAAGKAQRELQDLKHNLERTAEKAVREGSERTSAETKIKTLEHELEEVKSARDELEKKVEALDKKATTLTTLHKEQDSRLQAIKKEKEKAEHDVTELRAQVEKLESENAKLRSRKSMEGGGGLDDEGVDELEDEERQKLERKIRALESEVHELRSGAWIEKRRELEATSPGFHDVDLSPGHAMSPTQRRKSGPGGGIGDFFTSGLNALAGGNDDDFLEDDDMDFDEDAFRKAQEEESKRRIERIKEIKRSLKHWEGWRLDIVENRRGGNEGVGEIFDV, encoded by the exons ATGGCCGACGCAGAAGAGAAGGCCcgcaaggagaagattgcTGCGGCCAAGAAGCGT GTCgagcagttgaagaagaagaacaataAGAAGGCCACTCCAGCAGCAAAGCAAACAAAAACAGAACCAGCCGAAACCCCCGCGCCCGAGCCCGTCGCTgaaaaggctgaggctgCCCCAGCCAGCGAAGAGAAAGCCGTCGAGgaacccaagaagaaggctcaaGAGAAGCCATCTGCTAAGGAACCCGCGCAACCGCTTAAAGTGGAAACCCAGGAGAgcagcgatgaagacgacgataGCGATGAGGACAGCAGCAGTGACGAAGAGACCTCGGCTTCCGCTACCCCCTCTCTCGCCCAACAGTCGAAACTTAGATCTACCTCATTTCGTGCCGGCGCCATTGCCTCAGGAGGTGCTGCGCCTGGTAGCCCTTTCAGTCCCGATGGCGAAACCGCTCCAGATATCTACAGAAAGCATATGGCCAGGATCGAAGAATTAGAAAAGGAGAACAAACGTCTATCTAAAGAGGCAGCGGACTCGGAGAAGCGATGGCAGAAGGCCGAAAACGAATTGGCCGACATACGAGAGGccgatggtgaagatgcAGTAAAAGCAGGTGGACAAGAAGATGGGCTTTTGGATAGTTTG AAGAGCCAGGTCGCCTCGCTTCAACGTCAAAACACCCAGCTCCAACAACAGGTATCGCGAGGACCTGGTCATGGCCACCGTCCTTCCATGTCTGTGGCCTCGCCTCCAGCAGATCTGAaagctgagcttgaggctaAGACCGCAACAATTGAGTCTATGGAAATTGAAATCTCGAAACTGAGAGCACAGGCAGAACGACACGCCAGTGGATCATCGTCCGACAAGGAACAGGTTACTGCTCTGGAGGACAAACTAGCTCGTGCTGAAGCTGCGGCGGGTAAGGCTCAGCGTGAACTACAGGACCTCAAGCATAACCTCGAGAGGACAGCTGAGAAGGCAGTCCGCGAAGGCAGCGAACGAACAAGTGCtgagaccaagatcaagactcTCGAGCATGAGCTCGAAGAGGTGAAGAGCGCTCGtgatgagctggagaagaaggttgaggcaTTGGATAAGAAGGCGACAACCCTGACTACATTACATAAGGAGCAAGATTCTCGCTTACAGGcaatcaagaaggagaaggagaaggcggAACACGATGTCACGGAGTTGAGGGCAcaggttgagaagcttgagagcGAAAATGCAAAGCTCCGAAGCAGGAAGTCCATGGAGGGTGGCGGCGGATTAGATGAtgaaggtgttgatgaacttgaggaCGAGGAACGCCAGAAGCTTGAGAGAAAGATCCGAGCGCTGGAGAGCGAAGTGCATGAGCTTCGAAGTGGAGCATGGATTGAGAAACGCCGCGAACTGGAGGCAACTAGTCCAGGCTTCCATGATGTCGACCTCTCCCCTGGTCATGCGATGTCTCCAACCCAACGCAGGAAATCAGGACCTGGAGGAGGAATTGGTGATTTCTTTACGAGTGGCCTCAACGCTCTGGCCGGTggtaatgatgatgatttccTTGAGGACGACGATATGGACTTTGACGAGGATGCATTCCGCAAGGCGCAAGAGGAGGAGTCAAAGAGACGGATCGAGCGGATCAAGGAGATTAAGAGATCACTTAAGCATTGGGAAGGTTGGAGGTTGGACATTGTTGAGAACAGAAGGGGAGGAAACGAAGGCGTTGGTGAAATCTTTGACGTTTGA
- a CDS encoding probable IDP1-isocitrate dehydrogenase (NADP+), mitochondrial, which translates to MPAAVFASSVQRSLLSSSLRRVAVSSSAIRPLRASFGAIQTISPFAVRTMASHQKIKVKNPVVELDGDEMTRIIWQVIKDKLILPYLDIDLKYYDLGLEYRDETNDQVTIDAAEAIKKYSVGVKCATITPDEARVEEFKLKQMWLSPNGTIRNALGGTVFREPIVIPRIPRLVPGWKKPIIIGRHAFGDQYRAKDAVLPGPGKLSMVYTPEGGQPQEIEVFQFKNGGGVAQTQYNTDESITGFAHASFKLALDKELPLYMSTKNTILKKYDGRFKDIFQEIYESTYKKDFEAKKIWYEHRLIDDMVAQMIKSSGGYIMALKNYDGDVQSDIVAQGFGSLGLMTSVLITPDGKTFESEAAHGTVTRHYREHQKGNETSTNPIASIFAWTRGLVQRGKLDDTPEVVAFAESLEQACIDTVDIDGIMTKDLALATGKSERKDYVTTNEYMDAVERRLKRTLKEKL; encoded by the exons ATGCCCGCCGCTGTCTTCGCCTCTTCCGTTCAGCGATCTCTTCTCTCGTCTTCGCTGCGCCGTGTAGCTGTTAGTTCATCCGCCATCCGCCCTCTCCGAGCTTCCTTCGGTGCTATCCAAACTATCTCTCCCTTCGCCGTCCGCACAATGGCTTCCCaccagaagatcaaggtcaagaacccCGTCGTCGAGCTCGacggtgatgagatgacCCGCATCATCTGGCAGGTCATCAAGGATAAGCTCATCCTTCCCTACCTCGACATCGACCTGAAGTACTAtgaccttggtcttgagtaCCGTGATGAGACCAACGACCAGGTCACCATCGATGCCGCcgaggctatcaagaagtACTCCGTCGGTGTCAAGTGTGCAACCATCACCCCCGATGAGGCTCGTGTCGAGGAGTTCAAGCTGAAGCAGA TGTGGCTTTCCCCCAACGGAACCATCCGAAATGCCCTCGGTGGTACCGTCTTCCGTGAGCCCATTGTCATCCCCCGCATTCCCCGTCTTGTTCCTGGCTGGAAGAAGCCCATCATCATTGGCCGTCACGCCTTTGGTGACCAGTACCGCGCCAAGGACGCTGTCCTGCCCGGCCCTGGTAAGCTCTCCATGGTTTACACCCCCGAGGGTGGCCAGCCTCAAGAGATTGAGGTCTTCCAGTTCAAGAACGGCGGCGGTGTCGCTCAGACCCAGTACAACACCGACGAGTCCATCACCGGTTTCGCTCATGCATCCTTCAAGCTGGCTCTTGACAAGGAGCTCCCTCTCTACATGAGCACCAAGaacaccatcctcaagaagtACGATGGCCGATTCAAGGATATCTTCCAGGAGATCTACGAGTCCACCTACAAGAAGGACttcgaggccaagaagatctgGTACGAGCACCGTCTCATTGACGACATGGTCGCCCAGATGATCAAGAGCTCCGGCGGCTACATCATGGCCCTCAAGA ACTACGACGGTGATGTCCAGTCCGACATTGTCGCTCAGGGCTTCGGCTCTCTTGGTCTCATGACCTCCGTTCTCATCACCCCTGATGGCAAGACTTTCGAGTCTGAGGCTGCCCACGGTACTGTCACTCGCCACTACCGTGAGCACCAGAAGGGCAACGAGACCTCCACCAACCCCATTGCCTCCATCTTCGCCTGGACCCGTGGTCTCGTCCAGCGTGGCAAGCTCGACGACACCCCTGAGGTTGTCGCCTTTGCTGAGAGCCTTGAGCAAGCTTGCATTGACACTGTCGATATTGACGGTATCATGACCAAGgatcttgcccttgccaCTGGCAAGTCTGAGCGCAAGGACTATGTTACCACCAACGAGTACATGGATGCCGTTGAGCGCCGCCTCAAGCGAactctcaaggagaagctgtaA
- a CDS encoding probable beta-xylosidase: MPTIRNPILPGFNPDPSIVRVGTDYYIATSTFEWFPGVQIHHSTDLANWKLITRPLDHKSLLDMRGDPDSGGIWAPCLSHDGQKFWLVYTDVKRKDGTFWDLKNYITSSESIYGPWADPIHANSSGIDPSLFHDDDGRKWFVNQRRDHRFPNRDHFCGIMLQEFDPEDGNLVGPQRKIFDGTEIGITEGPHIYKRNGWYYLLTAEGGTSYDHSCTLARSRSVWGPYELHPDKYILSSRESPSAELQRAGHGDLVETPDGRTYLVHLLSRPITENRRSVLGRETAIQEAFWKDDDWLYVKNGPVPSTLVDVPGTRNEDDNWREIRYTFESGLPIDFQWLRTPEPEKIFSANGKMVLHGRDAIGSWFEQALVARRQTHFSYDAETVIDFKPENEREFAGLTAYYSRFKFFYLHITANEDGERLLSIMSSEESWPTGSLRIHHLDPISLPPAGKVKLALTIRETELQFYYSIEDKPHEKYGPVLDASQLSDECSCGPRGSGGSFTGAFVGMACSDLNGNGKSAEFDCFVYRPVKK; this comes from the coding sequence ATGCCTACTATTCGGAATCCCATCCTGCCTGGATTCAATCCGGATCCTTCGATTGTCAGAGTCGGCACTGATTACTATATAGCCACCTCGACATTTGAATGGTTCCCAGGCGTCCAGATTCATCATAGTACTGATCTTGCAAACTGGAAGCTCATCACTCGTCCCCTGGATCACAAAAGCCTTTTAGATATGAGGGGAGATCCAGATAGTGGTGGAATCTGGGCACCTTGTCTTTCACACGACGGTCAGAAGTTTTGGCTTGTATATACCGATGTGAAGAGAAAGGACGGGACATTCTGGGACTTGAAGAACTACATCACTTCCTCTGAGTCCATCTATGGTCCTTGGGCAGACCCTATCCATGCCAACTCTTCAGGTATCGATCCTTCACTATTccacgacgatgatggtagAAAGTGGTTCGTCAATCAGAGGAGAGACCACCGTTTTCCAAACAGAGATCATTTCTGTGGCATCATGCTACAGGAGTTTGACCCAGAAGATGGAAATCTTGTCGGTCCGCAGAGGAAGATCTTTGATGGGACTGAAATTGGTATAACGGAGGGGCCGCACATTTATAAACGGAACGGGTGGTATTATCTTCTTACAGCCGAAGGTGGAACTTCATACGATCACTCGTGCACTCTTGCTCGATCTCGAAGTGTCTGGGGTCCCTACGAGCTGCATCCGGACAAGTACATTCTATCCTCTCGAGAGTCTCCATCAGCCGAACTTCAACGTGCAGGCCATGGAGATCTTGTCGAGACACCAGACGGAAGAACATatcttgttcatcttctcagTCGACCGATAACAGAAAATCGCCGGAGTGTTCTTGGACGTGAGACAGCTATTCAAGAAGCATTTTGGAAAGACGATGACTGGCTATACGTCAAAAACGGGCCAGTACCTTCGACACTGGTTGATGTGCCGGGCACACGAAATGAAGACGATAACTGGCGAGAGATTCGATACACTTTCGAAAGTGGTTTACCTATCGACTTTCAGTGGCTTCGCacgccagagccagagaaaATCTTCTCTGCAAATGGAAAAATGGTTCTGCATGGGCGTGATGCTATCGGCTCCTGGTTCGAACAAGCCCTCGTAGCTCGTCGCCAAACTCATTTCTCATATGATGCCGAAACAGTCATCGACTTCAAGCCTGAGAACGAACGCGAGTTTGCGGGTCTTACTGCTTACTATAGCCGCTTCAAATTTTTCTATCTTCACATCACAGCcaatgaagatggcgagagaCTCTTGTCCATCATGAGCTCGGAAGAATCGTGGCCTACGGGGTCGCTCCGgattcatcatcttgatcCGATAAGTCTCCCACCAGCAGGAAAAGTCAAATTGGCGCTCACTATCAGGGAGACCGAGTTGCAATTCTATTACTCAATTGAAGATAAGCCACATGAGAAGTACGGACCTGTCTTGGACGCTTCTCAACTCTCAGACGAATGCAGTTGTGGTCCACGAGGTTCTGGGGGTTCTTTCACTGGTGCGTTTGTGGGTATGGCTTGTTCGGACTTGAATGGGAATGGCAAGTCAGCAGAGTTTGACTGTTTTGTGTATCGTCCtgtaaagaaataa
- a CDS encoding related to tripeptidyl-peptidase I: protein MLVTRSLKLWGLLLGATSVLASPIVLESLDETPADWQEFDLPDPDQTIDFSIGLQPEDSQLLVTALYGVSDPDHPNYGKYLSRESAKALLNPSGEATESVKRWLTDAGIPEHHVRDEGEWLHVRTTFSQAEGMLSTRFSVFARDNERIVRTKEYSVPHEIVHHIATIQPTTFFPVFDKEGNVDDSGLRLTKRHDKNGKKQPKDGNNGGPGPINLEKCKTELTPACIREIYKIPKNYPKAEKGSLYTVVSFLNMTAQNAQLQEFFRRFAPDLGGVTFRNASAAGGENPQSARIRSNEGNLNTQYAISLAHQVPVEHLTVGGFNYDFNTDLDLLKVPGDFTRSIENWLGLAEYLLNLPDKKLPQVVSISWGNYEQHIPKTYARQVCNKFGQIGTRGVSILVAAGNFGVGVSCQSNDGKNTTKFLPTWPSVCPYVTSVGGTESNNPERAWLDTEYDQSGGGGFSDLFSRPAYQDKVVKDYLKKNEKKWKQWKNYINKDGRAFPDVSALASGHQVMVNGQQFTAGGTSAAAPTVGAIIALLNNERFKKGKSAMGFLNPWLYKTGQAGFTDILEGKTSGCPGVSLEGFPSPEIPNAGWDVVKGWDPATGFGTPRFDKLKKLAT, encoded by the exons ATGTTGGTGACTAGGTCTCTCAAGCTCTGGGGCCTACTCCTTGGTGCTACCTCCGTTCTGGCAAGCCCAATTGTCCTCGAATCTCTGGATGAGACCCCTGCCGACTGGCAGGAATTCGATTTACCAGACCCTGATCAGACCATCGACTTCTCTATTGGCCTCCAGCCTGAAGATAGCCAGCTACTTGTTACTGCTCTCTATGGAGTCTCCGATCCTGACCATCCCAATTACGGCAAATATCTCTCCCGAGAATCTGCCAAAGCACTCCTCAATCCATCTGGAGAAGCTACCGAGTCCGTCAAGCGTTGGCTTACAGATGCTGGAATCCCCGAGCATCATGTCCGTGACGAGGGCGAATGGCTCCATGTGCGCACGACTTTCAGTCAAGCCGAAGGCATGTTAAGTACCCGCTTCTCTGTCTTTGCTCGCGACAATGAACGAATTGTCAGAACAAAAGAGTACTCAGTTCCTCATGAGATCGTTCACCATATTGCAACTATCCAGCCCACCACATTCTTTCCTGTCTTCGATAAAGAAGGAAACGTCGATGACTCCGGACTCAGACTCACGAAGCGACACGACAAGAACGGAAAGAAGCAACCGAAGGACGGTAATAATGGCGGCCCGGGACCCATCAACTTGGAGAAGTGCAAGACGGAACTGACGCCTGCCTGCATCCGAGAGATCTACAAGATACCAAAGAACTATCCAAAGGCGGAGAAGGGCTCCTTATACACAGTCGTCAGCTTCCTCAAC ATGACTGCTCAAAACGCGCAGCTTCAAGAGTTCTTCCGACGCTTTGCCCCTGACCTCGGAGGCGTCACGTTCCGCAATGCATCGGCAGCAGGTGGAGAGAACCCACAAAGTGCCAGAATTCGAAGCAACGAAGGGAATTTGAACACCCAGTATGCCATCTCCTTGGCCCACCAAGTCCCAGTAGAACACCTTACTGTTGGAGGCTTCAATTACGACTTCAATACAGATTTGGA CTTGCTCAAAGTACCTGGGGACTTCACTCGATCCATCGAGAATTGGCTCGGGTTGGCGGAGTATCTCTTGAACCTGCCAGACAAGAAGCTCCCACAAGTTGTTTCCATCTCGTGGGGTAACTACGAGCAACATATCCCCAAGACGTATGCCCGACAAGTTTGCAACAAATTTGGTCAGATCGGCACACGGGGTGTCTCAATCCTAGTTGCAGCTGGCAATTTCGGTGTTGGTGTCTCATGCCAGTCAAATGATGGAAAGAACACTACCAAGTTTCTCCCGACTTGGCCCAGCGTCTGCCCATATGTGACGTCCGTTGGCGGCACAGAGAGCAACAACCCCGAAAGGGCTTGGCTTGATACTGAGTACGATCAGTCTGGCGGCGGCGGCTTCTCAGATCTCTTCTCCCGCCCTGCGTACCAGGACAAGGTTGTGAAAGACTatctgaagaagaatgagaagaaatggaagcaATGGAAGAACTATATCAACAAGGACGGAAGAGCATTCCCCGATGTCTCTGCTCTCGCAAGTGGCCATCAGGTTATGGTTAATGGTCAACAATTCACTGCAGGAGGAACCAG TGCGGCGGCCCCTACAGTCGGTGCGATAATTGCTTTGCTCAACAACGAAAGgttcaagaagggcaagtCTGCGATGGGATTCCTTAACCCCTGGCTCTACAAAACTGGCCAGGCAGGGTTTACCGA CATCTTGGAAGGAAAGACGTCAGGCTGCCCCGGTGTTAGTCTCGAAGGATTCCCTTCTCCCGAAATCCCCAATGCGGGATGGGATGTCGTCAAAGGGTGGGATCCCGCTACTGGCTTTGGAACGCCGCGATTtgacaagttgaagaagcttgccaCTTAG
- a CDS encoding related to nitrogen metabolic regulation protein nmr codes for MPSKLIVILGATGNQGGSVAQVFLSEPGWKVRALTRNTSSAKAKALSSKGAEVVQADLDNSSSLKAALEGAHAIFAVSDFWGLYYNESNRSKTDPGQALNDWAAQHEEQQLKNVIDIAAKLPTLERFILSSLSHSEKWSKGKYTRVYHFDGKARATEYAQAEHPDLWAKTSVYQAGLFLSNFVLLPPNQPFKNVDGIAQFVSTLDVDTKFPYIAPEEDTGPFVKALIIDEPAGHNLIAYREWLSANDIAAAFTKATGIPSKAIKDDNAIPPGISNELLGEMIDCFSYFNEFGYEGRDDPTVVHPRHLKSAPKLSTAEEYFKKQDWSKVFGS; via the exons ATGCCTTCCAAGCTCATCGTTATTCTCGGGGCCACTGGCAATCAAGGTGGTTCCGTCGCTCAAGTCTTCCTCTCCGAACCAGGCTGGAAGGTCCGCGCCCTCACCCGCAACACCTCTagcgccaaagccaaagctctATCCTCCAAGGGCGCTGAAGTCGTCCAAGCAGATCTCGAcaactcttcttctttaaaAGCAGCACTTGAGGGCGCTCACGCCATCTTCGCTGTCAGCGACTTCTGGGGTCTCTATTACAACGAGTCCAACAGATCCAAAACTGACCCTGGTCAGGCCCTCAATGACTGGGCTGCTCAGCATGAAGAACAGCAGCTGAAAAATGTCATTGACATTGCTGCCAAACTTCCCACGCTCGAGCGCTTTATTCTCTCGTCTCTTTCACATTCGGAGAAGTGGTCAAAGGGCAAATATACTCGCGTCTACCACTTTGATGGCAAGGCTCGTGCGACAGAGTATGCTCAAGCAGAGCACCCTGATCTGTGGGCCAAGACCAGTGTCTACCAAGCTGGGCTTTTTCTCAGCAACTTCGTTCTATTGCCGCCGAACCAGCCTTTCAAG AACGTCGATGGAATCGCTCAATTCGTCTCAACTCTTGACGTCGACACAAAGTTCCCCTACATCGCTCCTGAAGAGGATACCGGTCCCTTCGTCAAGGCTCTCATCATTGATGAACCTGCAGGCCACAACCTCATCGCCTACAGAGAGTGGCTGTCCGCCAATGACATCGCTGCTGCCTTCACAAAGGCCACTGGTATCCCGTCAAAGGCCATCAAGGACGATAATGCTATTCCCCCAGGTATATCTAACGAGCTTTTGGGCGAGATGATTGACTGTTTTTCCTACTTTAATGAGTTTGGCTACGAGGGTCGAGATGACCCAACTGTGGTTCATCCTCGCCAT CTCAAGTCTGCACCAAAGCTTAGCACTGCTGAAGAATACTTCAAGAAGCAGGACTGGTCCAAGGTCTTTGGGTCTTAA